A DNA window from Enterobacter cloacae subsp. cloacae ATCC 13047 contains the following coding sequences:
- the mepS gene encoding bifunctional murein DD-endopeptidase/murein LD-carboxypeptidase: protein MVKSQPILRYILRGIPAIAVAVLLSACSTSNTAKNMHPETRVVGMEDSSSLQASQDEFENMVRNLDVKSRIMDQYADWKGVRYRLGGSTKKGIDCSSFVQRTFREQFGLDLPRSTYEQQEVGKSISRTKLRTGDLVLFRAGSTGRHVGIYIGNDQFVHASTSSGVTISSMNEPYWKKRYNEARRVLTRS from the coding sequence ATGGTCAAATCTCAACCGATTTTGAGATATATCTTGCGGGGGATCCCGGCGATAGCAGTTGCGGTACTGTTGTCTGCATGTAGTACATCGAACACCGCAAAGAATATGCATCCTGAGACGCGTGTTGTGGGAATGGAAGATTCCTCGTCACTGCAAGCCTCTCAGGATGAATTTGAAAATATGGTACGTAATCTGGACGTGAAGTCCCGTATTATGGACCAGTATGCTGACTGGAAAGGCGTGCGTTACCGTCTGGGCGGCAGCACCAAAAAAGGTATCGATTGTTCCAGCTTTGTACAGCGTACCTTCCGTGAGCAGTTTGGGTTAGACCTGCCGCGTTCAACTTACGAACAGCAGGAAGTGGGTAAGTCGATTTCACGTACAAAACTGCGCACCGGTGATTTAGTTCTGTTCCGTGCCGGTTCAACGGGTCGACATGTCGGTATCTATATTGGTAATGACCAGTTTGTGCATGCCTCCACCAGCAGCGGTGTGACCATTTCCAGCATGAACGAGCCATACTGGAAGAAGCGCTACAACGAAGCGCGTCGCGTACTGACCCGCAGTTAA
- a CDS encoding CobW family GTP-binding protein yields MTRTNLITGFLGSGKTTSILHLLANKDPAEKWAVLVNEFGEVGIDGALLSDSGAMIKEIPGGCMCCVNGLPMQVGLNTLLRQGKPDRLLIEPTGLGHPKQILDLLTAPVYEPWIDLRATLCLLDPRQLLDEKAVANDNFRDQLACADIIVANKEDRATAESQAAFDAWWQHFGGNRQRVQTTQGKMDVALLDLPRLNLTELPASAEHAHSHPAKQGLAALSLPEHQRWRRNLNSGQGHQACGWIFDADTVFDTIGVLEWARLAPVDRVKGIMRTPDGLVRINRQGEDFFIETQNVAPPDSRIELISAVNADWNALQSSLLKLRLSSGG; encoded by the coding sequence GTGACCAGGACCAACCTTATTACCGGTTTTCTCGGTAGCGGGAAAACCACCTCAATTCTCCACCTGCTGGCCAATAAAGATCCGGCAGAAAAATGGGCCGTACTGGTCAATGAATTCGGTGAAGTCGGTATTGACGGCGCGTTACTGTCTGACAGCGGCGCCATGATCAAAGAGATCCCAGGCGGATGCATGTGCTGTGTGAATGGCCTGCCCATGCAGGTGGGGCTGAACACGCTGCTGCGTCAGGGTAAACCCGACCGCCTGCTGATTGAACCGACGGGGCTTGGTCACCCGAAGCAAATTCTTGATTTACTCACCGCACCGGTTTACGAGCCGTGGATAGACTTACGCGCCACGCTTTGCCTGCTCGACCCGCGACAGCTGCTGGATGAAAAAGCGGTAGCCAACGACAACTTCCGCGATCAGCTCGCCTGCGCAGATATTATCGTCGCAAATAAAGAGGATCGGGCTACGGCTGAAAGCCAGGCGGCATTCGATGCCTGGTGGCAACATTTCGGGGGCAACCGTCAGCGGGTGCAAACCACTCAGGGGAAGATGGATGTCGCCCTGCTCGACCTGCCTCGCCTGAACCTCACCGAGCTGCCAGCCAGTGCGGAGCATGCGCATAGTCATCCCGCAAAGCAGGGTCTGGCGGCGTTGAGCCTGCCGGAACACCAGCGCTGGCGACGTAATCTCAACAGCGGTCAGGGTCATCAGGCCTGCGGGTGGATCTTTGATGCCGACACCGTTTTCGACACCATAGGCGTGCTTGAGTGGGCAAGACTGGCGCCGGTCGATCGCGTTAAGGGGATTATGCGCACCCCCGACGGCCTGGTGCGCATCAACCGTCAGGGTGAAGATTTCTTTATTGAAACGCAGAATGTTGCGCCCCCGGATAGCCGAATAGAGTTAATTAGTGCGGTTAACGCCGACTGGAATGCCCTGCAGTCCAGCCTGTTGAAGCTTCGTTTAAGTTCGGGCGGCTAA
- a CDS encoding phosphatase PAP2 family protein has protein sequence MTTRIPLILLLNVAGLALFFSWYIPVDHGFWFPLDSAIFHFFNQALVKSDAFLWLVAITNNRAFDGCSLVAMGCLMLSFWLKEDKTGRRRIMIIGLMMLLLAVAINQLATAIIPVKRSSPTLFFTDIYRVSELLHIPTKDASKASFPGDHGMMLLIFCAVMLRYFGRKAFAIALIIFVVFAFPRVMIGAHWFTDIAVGSLSVALVALPWCLMTPLSDRIIALFDRYLPGKKQQALNK, from the coding sequence ATGACAACTCGAATTCCCCTGATTTTGCTGCTCAATGTCGCCGGACTGGCGCTCTTTTTCTCCTGGTATATCCCGGTGGATCACGGTTTCTGGTTTCCGCTGGATTCTGCCATCTTCCATTTCTTTAACCAGGCTCTGGTGAAGAGTGATGCCTTTCTGTGGCTGGTGGCGATTACCAACAACCGCGCGTTTGACGGCTGTTCGCTGGTGGCGATGGGCTGCCTGATGCTCTCTTTCTGGCTGAAAGAGGACAAAACCGGGCGTCGCCGCATTATGATTATTGGTCTGATGATGCTGCTGCTGGCTGTCGCCATTAACCAACTTGCTACGGCTATTATTCCGGTCAAACGCTCAAGCCCAACGCTGTTCTTTACCGATATTTATCGCGTCAGCGAATTGCTGCATATTCCAACGAAAGATGCCTCGAAGGCCAGTTTCCCTGGCGATCACGGCATGATGCTGCTTATTTTTTGTGCGGTCATGCTGCGCTATTTCGGCAGGAAGGCGTTCGCCATAGCCCTGATTATTTTTGTGGTTTTCGCCTTCCCTCGCGTAATGATTGGCGCACACTGGTTCACCGATATTGCCGTGGGCTCGCTCTCTGTTGCGCTGGTCGCGTTACCGTGGTGCCTGATGACACCGCTGAGCGACCGGATAATAGCCCTGTTCGATCGCTATCTGCCGGGTAAAAAGCAACAAGCATTAAACAAATAA
- a CDS encoding mannitol dehydrogenase family protein: MKTIASTSLPAHVQQPRYDRSLLRSRIVHFGFGAFHRAHQALLTHRVLNAKGGDWGICEISLFSGDVLMSQLRAQDHLLTVLEKGAEGNQPIITGAVHECLNAKLDSLAAIIEKFCEPQVAIVSLTITEKGYCIDPATGKLDLQNTRIVHDLENPTEPHSAPGIIVEALHRRRERGLPAFTVLSCDNIPDNGHVVKNAVLGMAQKRSEDLAGWIDTHVSFPGTMVDRIVPAATDASLAEVAQELGVEDPCAISCEPFIQWVVEDNFVAGRPEWEVAGVQMVQDVLPWEQMKLRMLNGSHSFLAYLGYLAGYAHINECMEDKAFRQAARRLMLDEQAPTLRITDVDLTAYADSLLDRFANPALQHRTWQIAMDGSQKLPQRMLDGIRIHLERQSAWPLLALGVAGWIRYVSGTDEQGNTIDVRDPLSDKIRAKVEASNDANRVNALLTLSEVFGHDLAQNHVFVESVNQAYQRIARRGARQAVIETLKL; this comes from the coding sequence ATGAAGACAATTGCCTCCACCTCGCTTCCTGCCCATGTTCAGCAGCCGCGCTACGATCGCTCGCTTCTGCGCTCGCGCATCGTTCACTTCGGCTTTGGTGCTTTTCACCGTGCGCATCAGGCGTTATTAACCCATCGGGTGCTGAATGCCAAAGGAGGCGACTGGGGCATTTGTGAGATTAGTCTGTTCAGCGGCGATGTGTTGATGAGCCAGCTGCGGGCGCAGGATCACCTCTTAACCGTGCTGGAGAAAGGCGCGGAGGGCAACCAGCCGATTATCACTGGAGCCGTGCATGAATGCCTGAACGCAAAACTGGACTCGCTGGCCGCCATCATTGAGAAATTTTGCGAGCCGCAGGTGGCAATTGTTTCCCTCACCATTACTGAAAAAGGCTATTGCATCGACCCCGCAACCGGGAAACTCGATTTGCAAAACACCCGGATCGTTCACGATCTGGAAAACCCGACGGAGCCCCATTCCGCCCCAGGGATCATAGTCGAAGCGCTCCACCGCCGCCGTGAACGCGGCTTACCCGCCTTTACGGTGCTTTCCTGCGATAACATCCCGGATAACGGCCACGTGGTGAAAAATGCCGTGCTCGGCATGGCGCAGAAACGCTCTGAAGACCTGGCCGGATGGATTGATACCCATGTGAGTTTCCCGGGCACAATGGTTGACAGGATTGTGCCCGCCGCCACCGATGCCTCGCTGGCGGAGGTCGCGCAGGAACTCGGTGTGGAAGATCCGTGCGCCATCAGCTGCGAGCCCTTTATTCAGTGGGTCGTGGAAGATAACTTTGTCGCCGGACGCCCGGAGTGGGAAGTGGCAGGCGTGCAGATGGTGCAGGACGTTCTGCCGTGGGAACAGATGAAATTACGTATGCTGAACGGCAGCCATTCCTTCCTGGCGTATCTGGGCTATCTCGCCGGGTATGCGCACATTAATGAATGTATGGAGGATAAGGCGTTTCGTCAGGCCGCGCGGCGTTTAATGCTGGATGAACAGGCCCCTACGCTACGTATCACCGACGTTGATCTGACGGCTTACGCCGACAGCCTGCTCGACCGTTTTGCCAACCCGGCACTGCAGCACCGTACCTGGCAAATTGCGATGGACGGCAGTCAAAAGCTGCCCCAGCGCATGCTGGATGGGATCCGTATTCATCTGGAGCGTCAAAGCGCGTGGCCCCTGCTGGCGCTGGGTGTGGCGGGCTGGATCCGCTACGTCAGCGGTACAGATGAACAAGGCAATACGATTGATGTCCGCGATCCGCTCAGCGACAAAATCCGTGCGAAGGTTGAAGCCAGCAATGACGCAAACCGCGTAAACGCTCTGCTGACGCTGAGCGAAGTCTTTGGTCACGATCTCGCACAAAACCACGTTTTTGTCGAGTCGGTGAACCAGGCATACCAACGTATTGCCCGCCGCGGGGCGCGCCAGGCTGTTATCGAAACGTTAAAACTTTAA